One Caldivirga sp. genomic window, CAATACTAAGAGCCCTAGATGGCTTCCTACCCTCTTCTCCAGCCTCCTTAACCATTTCCCTATACTGCCTATACAAGCCAAATAAGTCGATGACAACTAGCTTAGTGTTCTCAGGCTTAACCCTACCACTCAATACGTCACTTAGGTTGATTGGCTTAAATTGAGTGAGATCCATGTTGAATTGCTTAGCCTGCCTAGTCACGTCACGGAAACTAGTCTCAGTGGTAACGTAGATTACGGGTTCACCATCATCCAAGCCACGCCAGGCGAAGTGCATGCATAGTATACTCTTCCCAACACCAGGCTCACCAGTGACCACTGTCCAAGTACCCCTGGGTAAACCACCCTCAAGAGCATCATCAAGAACCCCAATACCAAAGGCCTCCCTCTCAATCCCCTCACTCCTCCTAACCTCCCCCTTACTCTCAGTTCTCTTCTCCATAAATCAACAAGGTATTAAGCACTTTATTCATATTTAAAGCTTCCTCAAGTAAGCTGACCTCCTCCCTGCTTTGAAGGGTGGGGGTTCTCACTGTTGTTATTGGTTATTGTGGGGGTCCTCCTCATCTTGGATAGGTTTAATATCGCTATGATGTCTCTATCCTCCTCAAAGCCGCATTTTGGGCATTTTGTTGATGTGCCTTTAGGGTTAATTACCTTAACTGGTACTCCATGCCTCCCAGTCTAGCCAGTAGGCCTAGCATAATGAGTCTTGTCCTGTGGTTCTTTGGTAACCTCCTCAATGCCTTGATTAATCCATTCAAGTCCTCCCTAACGATTAACTCATCGCCTA contains:
- a CDS encoding KaiC domain-containing protein, translated to MEKRTESKGEVRRSEGIEREAFGIGVLDDALEGGLPRGTWTVVTGEPGVGKSILCMHFAWRGLDDGEPVIYVTTETSFRDVTRQAKQFNMDLTQFKPINLSDVLSGRVKPENTKLVVIDLFGLYRQYREMVKEAGEEGRKPSRALSIEVLEGAVRRAYEALGFEEGRVSEPSRLIIDSMTAFWADKPAMARAYSYRLRQDLYRSNITALLVSQYAPTTEASFGFGLEHIADGIIHMWMDKVEQARTIRRWLIIKKMRLTNHAKDAYQVDIQPGKGLILIETNKT